Below is a genomic region from Triticum dicoccoides isolate Atlit2015 ecotype Zavitan chromosome 5A, WEW_v2.0, whole genome shotgun sequence.
TTTCCGATGTCTAGCCATCACCTAGGGTATTTTGGCATCTTTGATGGTTTTGTCGACATCTAGCCTTCACTAGGGTTTTTAGGCATCTTTGATGATTTCGTCAATGTCTAGCCTTCAGCTAGGGTTTTTAGGCATCTTTGATGANNNNNNNNNNNNNNNNNNNNNNNNNNNNNNNNNNNNNNNNNNNNNNNNNNNNNNNNNNNNNNNNNNNNNNNNNNNNNNNNNNNNNNNNNNNNNNNNNNNNNNNNNNNNNNNNNNNNNNNNNNNNNNNNNNNNNNNNNNNNNNNNNNNNNNNNNNNNNNNNNNNNNNNNNNNNNNNNNNNNNNNNNNNNNNNNNNNNNNNNNNNNNNNNNNNNNNNNATCACCTAGGGTATTTTGGCATCTTCGATGGTTTTGTCGACATCTAGCCTTCACTAGGGTTTTTAGGCATCTTTGATGGTTTTGTCGACGTCTAGCCATCAAATAGGGTTTTTAGGCATCTTTGGGGGTTTTCTCGACATCTAGCCTTCACCTAGGATATTTTGGCATCTTCGATGGTTTTGTCAACATCTAGCCTTCACTAGGGTTTTTAGGCATCTTCGATGGTTTTGTCGACGTCTAGCCATCACCTAGGATATTTTGGCATCTTCGATGGTTTTGTCGAACATCTAGCCTTCATTAGGGTTTTTAGGCATCTTCGATCGTTTTTTGGCATCTTTGGTGGCTTTGTCGACATCTAGCCTCATCATCACAAAATGTATGATAAACTCATCATCACAAAATACCAGAAAAGATGTATGATAAACTCATCATCATCACAAAATGTATGATAAACTCATCATCATCACAAAATGTATGATAAACTCATCATCACAAAATACCATCGAAGCATTATAGTATGACAACTTAACTTAAACATCTCAACTACATGACCATCATCACAACCAAACTGATCAAATTGACAGTATTTTGACACAACCAAACATCTCAACAGCAGTTTGACACAACCAAATTGACATTATTTTGACACACAACCAAATTGACCATCATCACAAGAGTTTTCACACACCTAAAATGCATCATTCCCATGGAGCACCTGAAGCAGTCAAGTAATCTCTAATTTTCTGGGTGGGCTTCCTGATTCTTTGGCAAACACCAGTTGGCCTTGGAGGCAAGAAAGATGCCCTTGCTCCCTTTGCAGCAGCTGAAGATCTAGTTACTGCTGTTTTACCCTTTGCATCAGATGATGAACTACCAGCAGTTGTCCTCTGTGCTGGTGCAGCAGAAGTGGCCCTCTTCTTTGGTGGTCCAGGTGTTGTTGCAGAagtagaagatgccctcttctttggtgGTCCAGGTGTTGTTGTAGAAGCAGAAGAGGCCCTCTTCTTTGCTGGTCCAGGTGCTGtagcagaagaagaagatgccctctGTGCTGGTGATGGTGTAGTAGCAGCAGCACCAGCAGCAGAAGAGGCCCTCCTTGCTGGTGATGGTGCAGTGGCAGCAGCACCAGCAGCAGAAGAGGCCCTCCTTGCTGGTGATGGTGCAGTAGTAGTAGCACCAGCAGCAGAAGAGGCCCTCCTTGCTGGTGTGGCTGCATCAAGTTCATAGGAGCTGCTGCTTGGCTACAAAAAGATCAAATAATGTAAGAACAGTAAGATGAATTCAAAGCAGCAACAAATAGTCAATATTAGGACATTGGTTACCTCATGCCTATTCTTTCTCATTGCCAGTGATGGATTCAAAGCAACATTACAGTTGGTGTATCTATGGCCAACCTTTTTGCAATTAGAGCAGGTAATTGAGGCCATTCTTGAGGTGTCTTTGGGAGCTGGCTTCTCatattggccctttctcctcttagtCTGTGCCCTTCCCTTGTGTTCTTTGAAAACTGGAGCCTCAATGTCCATACTGTCTGTCCTTGGCCACATATCAGGTCCAGGTACAGGATATATAATGGGACTGTAAGCTGCCAGGTACATCTTTTTTTTTTGAATAAATCATGAACAAAGTCCTCTGGCTGAAGCTTAGCCTTGTGTATGGCAGAAATAGCATTATTGTAAGGAACTGCTGTCATATCCCACTTCTTGCACCCACAAGTCCTATGTTGTAGGTTCACAGCATAAGTTGTCTCCCAACTAGTGACTTGGTAAAGATTGGGACCAGCCATCAAAGCATGACAGTTCCTTGCAAGCTTCTTTGCTTCCTCTAATTTCTCAGCATATGTTGGACAAATTTCCCATCTTACAGTCTCAGTCTTTGTTCTATTTGCATTTAACTTGACCATTAACTTTGTCATAATTCCATCCACCATGGTCCTAATTGGTTTAGCCCTGACATCTAGAACCCACTTGTTGGAAACCTCACTTAGATTGTTAACAACTAAGTCTGTTTTGCAGTGCATATCCATTGCATGTCTGGCCCAAGTGTGTTTAGGTATTTTGCTTAGCCATTCCCAAGCAGCCTCACTCTCATTCTTTAATGCAGCCATTGCAGTTTTAAAACCATGTTCAGTATATGAATAACTAGCTGCATCCATGTATTGCTTTAATTCAGGCCCTCCAAACCCAGCATTTTGAAAGTTCTAGTAGATATGTCTAAGACAAAACCTTTGGGGACAATTGGGAAACACTCTGGTAATGGCTTTTAAAAGGCCCTGTGTGTACAATAAGTAAATACAAGAGAGTAAATAAAGAAAGTAAATAAAGAAAGTAATTACAACTGATTACCTTCTGCCCATCTGAAATTATTGTGTAGTTCCCAAACTTCCCAGATTCTCCACCTAATGCTTATCTCAACTGATATAAAAACTAGGTCCAGGAGTTAGTGTCCTCCTCATCAACAATTCCAAAAGCAATGGGAAAAATATTATTGTTCCCATCTCTTCCAGTTGCAGCTAGAATTTGTTGACCAGTAGTGAGCTTGATGAAACAACCATCCAGACCTACAATAAATAAATGAAATCACAATTGATTAGCACATGAAATCAAACATTAGTAGCACTTAGCACAAATATTATTGACTTACCTATGAATGGTCTACAACCATTGAGAAACCCTTCTTTGCATCCATTCAAGCAAATGAACAGTGCATGAAACCTAGGGTTAGTGCTTGGATGCTCCTTCAGATATCTTGTTGTCACAATGCATCTTGAACTTGGATTTGTATCCAACACAGCCTGTAAATAATCCCTAATCTTGGTGTACTGGGCTTTCTGGTCTCCTAACACAACAGCCTTTGCTGCCCTCTTTGCCCTGTATGCCATGTGTGTTGATATGTCCACACCATACTTTCTCTTTGCAATATTAATAATACTTGTGATTGCTGTGCATGGGTCATTTTTGATAGCCTCCTCACAGAATTTTGAAACCCACTTAGCAATGACTTTAGTGTTCTCTGACATAGAAGGGCATGTGTGCACTAAATACACCTTCCTAATTGTAAATGACTTCTCATTTGCAATCTAAGAAGCTGCTATATAGAAGGGACATTGCTCATCTATGCATTGTGCTATCACCCTATCACTGCAGTTTCTATGGTAGACAAAGTTCCTGTTTTAAGCAATGTGCAGGGTTTGAAGTGCAGTTCTAAACTGATACACATTTAAGAAGCAAAGATGCTTCACAAATTTCTCCTCTGAATGAGCTCTGTGCTCATAAAACCATAACCTCTTCATCTCCTTTGCTCTGATTTTTCTACCATTGGGCAACACATATGCCAATGCCTCAGCACCATcatcatcttccacaccaaggtctTGTGGTTTCTTGTCCTCATCAGATGATGGAATCCAGTCCTCCTCAAACATGTGTTCTATACtcccatgtgaattgcttgttgggCCTTTTCTTTCTCTCTTGGACCTTCTCTTGTTTGGTACATCTTGCCCTAGCTCATCCTCTTGTTCCTCTTCCTCCTCTATATCCTCTTCTTCACCTTGTGGCACATACAGCTCATCATCCACCTCTGAGTCACACATTTCCTCAACATCTGTGTCCCCTTCAAAATGAAGTTCTGGGTCATTCCTCTGTCTTCTCATCTCCTCAAGCCTAGCTAAGATATCACCATATTCTACtagatcatcatcatcactatcctctTCATTGTCCATCACTGCTGCTTTCCTGTTCAAACAAGTCTCCTTCACTCTTTCTTTCTTGTTCAAACAAGTCTCCTTCACTctttccttcttgttcttcctaaaCATTTCAATTTCATTTCTCCTTTTCTCCTCCATTTCTTGCTCTATTAACAGTTGCTCCTCTGAATTGTCAGTCACATGGTATTCTTCCACAACTGCATCACCTAAAGCAGGTTCGAGGCTCACACTTATTCTGCTCTGCTGTGTGTCAAACTGCAAGGGGATTGGCTCTTGTTCTCCTCCTGCATCACAACTCTCAACTTCTACATGCACATTTTCAGCATTGAACAACACTCCTTCATCATCAATCTGATACAGTTTGGGCTCTCCAATTTGTTCTATTGGGGTATGTATCTTAATGACATTAACGCTGGTATTTATATTGGGAACTTTCTCTGCACTGGCCCTAACTATTGTCACATTGAATATCTTGTTATTCTGCTCTGCTATGTGGTCTAAAATTTCCtctaacttatcatcatcatctatTTTTTCCATTCCTTCCATCCCTAGCCCAAGGTCCCTCACATAATACATATAATCTCTAAAACCATACCCTTCTGTCTCCATCAGTGCTACCAAATTGTAATATGTGATGTCTGACATCATCATACTCCTTTCAATATTATCTCTATCATGAAAATGCATCCTCAATTCCCAAACCTCATCTTCAAGACTGTAAATAATAATACAATAGTGCACTATAAGTACTTAAGGGAAACTAAAGCAAGCTAGTGCAGACCAGagcagaacatcatttgagtgcaaCAATTCATATCCCTTTATTTACAGAAACCCTAGTTGTAAGCATCTAATTAAAGAACTATATCATACTAATTACAGAACTATAACACACACAAACCCTAGAACTAcattaaccctaaccctagcaacaGAAGGGGGATGTGATTGGGGAGGGGAATTTGACTGGGATCTCACTAGACGCCGCTGAAAGCTGAAGCAATGTGCTGGATTCCAACTGGATTTGCCTTCACCGCCGCGGCGAAAGATCCGGCTGCCCTGAATTCCACCGAGTactgcgggtcctcctcctcctcttcttctatcGTCGCCTTCATAGGGTTCGAGCTCCCGCACATCTCGCCAGTGGACGGATGGGCGCCGCTGCCAGCATCACTCAACTTCGCCGGACTCATGGCTGCGACGGGGGGTGAGGACGGTGCACCGCACGACCGGGAACAGGGGAGAAGAAGGGGGAAATGGGGGAAGAAGACGGGGGAAACGAGGGATAAGAGGAAACAGAACGAACAACGGCATCTAACGGCTGTCGGACCAGCTGACAGCGCCACGTCGGCAAAAACCGGGCGACCCCTGTCATAAATCCACTTATCGGTGTCCGATCTGCCGATCAGTGGTATTTTCAAATTGTTTATGGGAGAGTTGGTGTTTATTGCCAAGAAACTGTAACGTAGTGATTTCTGCTAACCTAGCCCTCAAACTGgcggttttctgcaatttactcttTAATGaataactcttgttttggaactcgcttccatagttcactacccgagaatcttacaatgtcttctcgtcaaattgtgttgcacgaCACCAATCAGAACTGAACCTcggttagatatgatggttggaacatatttacaagagttataacattggtctttatatgacccggtaaggtgatatcatgcctagcacacttggccggaggacctattgttatagtttccttcttAGCAAggatatccattcttccatgaggaaattgcgagacttattctataagttgttcctgatggatcctttgtgtatccaaagtttgatctttacctagtgaccatgtcaatgctatctcgaagtatgtctgtggtactccgttcatcaaCAAGAAAATTGAAGCGCAATGCTAAATTTTTTCTTGATCAATTATACAAACACTATTGTTcgagtaatgtcatgaaattcctctccccttacctaaatggttttgtaCTTCTATCCCGTCATGGATATCATGGtatgtttgtccttgggaaggatataccactgaaatatgtgtttaaacacattttcctttccattgttctgtttaatttgataatcatattatcatttccattgtttggtttatcctttcttgaggtctatatgatATAAGTAGTAATATTCTTCTGTTTATAAACAcctggtgtacaattctgtcagcaagaccttgttcctattgttgatgatattctggtaGCCACCAATggccgagaactttgcctaatggtccgcctcgttcaacgagcaggaaaatagttctccccATCCCTCGTCCTTGCTACCGACATTGTTGCTGACATAAATGatagactatcctctgacatgccttgctgtcATGACCGTGCAATATGGCAgcgccctttctacttttaacccacatggtgggcccataactcacagttccataggatcgaaaccatactctcttgtacacccctgtttccaaagttattcctcattcttagctttgtatgtaattcacgagctaaATTCCTTACCATGTTTCATTCCGGAATCAGATGCAACATTATTCCTCATTGATCTGAACCCCTTGATCATCTGTTTTAAGCATCAGCTGGAGGCCTACCTGATTGAAACTCATTGAACCTCCTTGTATCACTCTCGATATGTTTCCTGGTGCTTCTAAAATTTCCTTACCTGAGATTATTACCGGATGTCAATCCTTCCAGACATCTGTCCTTATAGTTTCCCCCTtctacctattcgtaagtatgatggggttgccgaagaaaggatgacgacttcatcatgatgacctgaaatagagaaatgaggacatcaacgtaatggatcaacctcttcgatgagtgcaacaagaacaagaagattcgttagaattttgtaaccaaATCTTTTCCCCTTACTCTACCTCTTAAattttgggacgagatttcttgtagtggaggagatttgtgacaccCTAGATAATTAGCTACAGTGAGCCcatgctaatggtgccatgtcatcataattatttttttgctaaacttcacTTTGATCCCAAcccagttcaaattcaaatttgaatcaaagTCAAAATAATATTTCTCTAAATAGTGAAGCAAAATGTGTACATTATGTTATAAAATCCCCAAGTAATTTTCTTGAAGGAACCAATGTCTTTTAAATTCTAAAAATGCCCTTAGATATATTGAAAGTGGGCCAACAACAATTAAATTGGTTCTTTTAAAATAAACAAATGTTTATACTTTTCCAAATGGCTTGAGACTTTTTGTGCATGTTCATGATGATGCATACTATTTATGTACCAATTTTTATAAATAACAAAATTTAGTTAGTAGTTATTGAAAAtagaaaagagaggagaaaaatgaaatagaaaatagaaaaaaggAAAAGGGAATGAAACTACTGTGCAACTGGGCCTTTAGTGGCCTCAGTGCACTGTGGCCCAGCCCAACTAGGACATCCCTAACATCTCGCTATAGTGGGAGGCAGGGCAACCGTGGTGGCCATCCCACGGCGCTGCCGCACGTGCCAGCCATCTACCACTTCTCGGCGACCTACAAGTCCTCCCCGACCCCCCCTTNNNNNNNNNNNNNNNNNNNNNNNNNNNNNNNNNNNNNNNNNNNNNNNNNNNNNNNNNNNNNNNNNNNNNNNNNNNNNNNNNNNNNNNNNNNNNNNNNNNNNNNNNNNNNNNNNNNNNNNNNNNNNNNNNNNNNNNNNNNNNNNNNNNNNNNNNNNNNNNNNNNNNNNNNNNNNNNNNNNNNNNNNNNNNNNNNNNNNNNNNNNNNNNNNNNNNNNNNNNNNNNNNNNNNNNNNNNNNNNNNNNNNNNNNNNNNNNNNNNNNNNNNNNNNNNNNNNNNNNNNNNNNNNNNNNNNNNNNNNNNNNNNNNNNNNNNNNNNNNNNNNNNNNNNNNNNNNNNNNNNNNNNNNNNNNNNNNNNNNNNNNNNNNNNNNNNGGCGTCAATCCGCGGCCACGTGCCTCCCCGTGCCAAACCACCAAGTCCAGGAGGCTGCCCGCAGTCGTCTCCTTCATCTACACCGAAGTGCCCGAGCCGGAAGCCCCAAGCGCTCGCCATCGGGCCTCTTCCCCGCATCCAGCCGCCGCTGCCCCGCCCCAGATCTCCTCCCTCAGTGCTCCCCCGACCTCCCGAGCACCTCATCGAGAACTTCAGTGAGGCCCTCGTCCAATTCCCCTTCTTCCCCCTGAGAATTTGTGCCATAGCTGCTGCCCTTGAGTTCGCCCGGAGCTCCGCGTTTCCGCTCGCCTCTGGCCACGCTCACCGTGCCCAGCCCGCGACCTGGGCTCCCCCCTGTCGTGCCCGCGCGCCCAAGACATCCCCTCGCCGCGTCCTCCTGGGCGTGCTGTGCCGGCTGCGTGCGCCCGTCACGCCACTCGCTCGGCTGCCCATACTGCTACTTTTGCCGCCGCGCCTAATGCTGTTGTTGTGCCGATGGGCTGCTTGTGTTGTTTCCTTGCCACTGTTGCTGCTTAGTTGTCGCTGCTGCGCTATGTGTTGCTGCTGCCCCATGGTGTCGTTgctctgctgctgccgctgccttgCTCGCAAGCTGCTGCCGCTAGGAGCTGCTCCTATGTGTGCTGTTGCCGCTAGATGTGTGCGTAGGTGTGTGTATGAGTCGGCCCTTCCTTAGCCTAGCTTAGGATTAAATTAGTGCTAAGTTAGTTTAGTATTTGATGACATGTAGGCCCCCATTAAAAAGttagatttatttatttgtttaggtatagcctatgacatgtgggccacccctTCTCTATTTGACTAGTCATTTTGACTTGGACAAACTCGTATTAAACaatttcaaaaaattagaaaatGTTTATATCTTTATAAATAAATATAAaacaatctgtaactcggatgaaaatactttgtacatgaaagttgcccagaacgacgagacgaatccgaatacgcagtccgttcgttcgccacacgtccctagcataccgaacatgcaactatccccctccggttcgtctgtccaaatatgccaaacaccgggaatattttcctggatgtttcccccttcgccagtagcacCTAATAccgtgttaggtcacccctagcaccgcgtattgccttgttatgtgatgcggcttgaagctacgttgatattttcccaaagaggaagggatgatgcagcacatcggcggtaggtatttccctcagtgatgagaccaaggttatcgaaccagtaggagaaccaagcaacacaacgtaaacaacccctgcacacaaatagcaaatactcgcaacccggcgtgtaaaaggtttgtcaatccctttcgggtagcggcgcctcaacataggcaaacagacgtgaaataaattgtagtagattgatagatcgaacgtcaaataaaataaataagaataaaaggCAGCAAGgtaattttgtatttttggtttaatataaatgaaaataaaagcaaaggaaaagtagatcgtaaaggcaaataatatgagaaagtgacccgggggtcgtaggtttcagtagtggcttctctcgagaaaaatagaaaaaggtgggtaaacaaattactttcgagcaattgatagaactttaaataatcatgacaatatccaggcaatgatcattacataggcatcacgtccaagattacgggcttgaactgacgatgcactacaatggtgtcaaatagttaatgggccgttgacgggtcgaattggcacatctcgtatgggtcatgGGCTTGAATAGAACAGACACCAGTCAGCCCTATataggccggcctgctaattttgacTGGGCCAGCCTCTTTCatctaaatgggccactgttgggccttgccatgtgccaacgtatcataggcacctcgtGTACaaggagtggatgacatctgtcctaacgCTGAGCCGACACGTGGATCCTCTGACTAATGAGAATTTtaaacatggaaaatccccattggtcggggctgttaacgggtgatcggatccaaaccggaacccgatagcttaacggtcacccgttatggtggatgccatgtgtcggttacccttgatgaaaacacttccatgacgcgccatttatcatcatggaagtggacacttccgtgatgataattttggtattgtcatggaacacctctatgacaacacaggtatgactatcttgattctgtcattaaatcgccatggatgtacatgcatgacagaaaacatgacctattgtgacaaacacatatcatcatggaagtgtattttttgtagtgggggtAGGTTTGTATCTTCATCTAGACACCACGCAAGTgcctccaaaaaacattcatacaccgTGGCCGCCTAAACacacatgcgctcggccgaaatcgcccctgcccactatttgggacacctgggattatcgTCCTACCCCCGACCTgcggtaggtccaaaatttaagaggggggaaagtttgtactttccccaaatttcaaacaagtgtgtcccatctgttcaaaaaaaaaacaagcgCGTCCTATACCGAAACATGGTTCCTCCTTAGCTCccccccgtccgattccccattcgtactctatgggcgccaaaactacctctccaccagccgtgaaaccccaacaTCCTCCGTCcgtcaccccatcccacccatcaaccgccgccctccaccATCACGCCGGAACCGATACActgacatcgtcgtccaccgcaaccgcaactgcaacgccctccacggctagtagttgaagccgaggccgagctgcCTCCAGGACACCGACGTGTGCTGTACCTGAGCTAATTCAACCACGCCGTCTTGCGCCTCACCGTTGCCGCTCCAACGTCGCCACCGCCCAACACATCGGAGCTATTCCCGCTAtatcgtccttcgccgcctcgggtctgcttcccctccgcccacAAACAGCCACCGCAACACAGTCaataatttggccatgggttcgtccaaggctccaccctcctccaaaacatcggttccccctgtAAAAGTAGTGAGCTTGATGAAACAACCATCCAGACCTACAACAAATAAATGAAATCACAATTGATTAGCACATGAAATCAAACATTAGTAGCACTTAGCACAAATATTATTGACTTACCTATGAATGGTCTGCAGCCATTGAGAAACCCTTCTGTGCATCCATTCAAACATATGAACAGTGCATGAAACCTAGGGTTAGTGCTTGGATGCTCCTTCAGATATCTTGTTGTCACAATGCATCTTGAACCTAGATTTGTATCCAACACAGCCTGTAAATAATCCCTAATCCTGGTGTACTGGGCTTTCTGGTCTCCTAACACAACAGCCTTTGCTGCCCTCTTTGCCCTGTATGCCATGTGTGTTGATATGCCCACACCATACTTGCTCTTTGCAGTATTAATAATACTTGTGATAGTTGTGCATGGGTCATTTCTGATAGCCTCCTCACATAATTTTGAAACCCACTTAGCAGTGACTTAAGTGTTCTCTGACATAGAAGGGCATGTGTGCACTAAATACACCTTCCTAATTGTAAATGACATCTCATTTGCAATCTGAGAAGCTGCTATATAGAAGGGACATTGCTCATCTATGCATTGTGCTATCACCCTATCACTGCAGTTTCTATGGTAGACAAAGTTCCTGTTTTGAGCAATGTGCAAGGTTTGAAGTGCAGTTCTAAACTGATACACATTTAAGAAGCAAAGATGCTTCACAAATTGCTCCTCTGGATGAGCTCTGTGCTCATCAAACCAtaacctcttcttcatcttctttgctcTGCTTTTTCTACCATTGGGCAACACATATGACAATGCCTCAGCACCATcatcatcttccacaccaaggtctTGTGGTTTCTTGTCCTCATCAGATGATGGAATCCAGTCCTCCTCAAACATGTGTTCTATACtcccatgtgaattgcttgttgggCCTTTTCTTTGTCCCTTGGCCCTTCTCTTGTTTGGTACATCTTGCCCTAGCATATCCTCTTGTTCCTCTTCCTCcaattcctcctcctcttcctcctctacatCCTCTTCTTCACCTTGTGGCACATACAGCTCATCATCCACCTCTGAGTCACACATTTCCTCAACATCTGTGTCCCCTTCAAAATGAAGTTCTGGGTCATTCCTGTGTGTTCTCATCTCCTCAAGCCTAGCTAAGATATCACCATATTCTACtagatcatcatcatcactatcctctTCAATGTCCATCACTGCTGCTTTCCTGTTCAAACAAGTCTCCTGCACTATTTCCTTGTTGTTCAAACAAGTGTCCTTCACTCTTTCCTTCTTGTTCTTCCGAAACATTTCAATTTCATTTCTCCTTTTCTCCTCCATTTCTTGCTCTATTAACAGTTTCTTCTCTGAACTGTCAGTCACATGGTATTCTTCCACTACTGCATCACCTAAAGCAGGTTTGAGGCTCACATTTATTCTGCTCTGCTGTGTGTCAAACTGCAAGGGCATTGCCTCTTGTTCTCCTCCTACATCACAACTCTCAGCTTCTATATGCACATTTTCAGCATTGAACAACACTCCTTCATCATCAATCTGATACAGTTTGGGCTCTCCAATTTGTTCTATTGGGGTCTGCATCTCAATGACATTAACACTAGTATTTGTATTGGGAACTTTCTCTGCACTGGCCCTAACTATTGTCACATTCAATATCTTGTTATTCTTCTCTGCTATGTGGTCTAAAATTTCCtctaacttatcatcatcatctatTTCTTCCATTCCTTCAATCCCTAGCCCAGGGTCCCTCACATAATACATATAATCTCTAAAACCATACCCTTCTGTCTCCATCAGTGCTACCAAATTGTAATATGTGATGTCTGACATCATCATACTCCTTTCAATATTATCTCTATCATGAAAATGCATCCTCAATTCCCAAACCTCATCTTCAAGACTGCAAATAATAATACAATAGTGCACTGTAAGTACTTAAGGGAAACTGAAGCAAGCTAGTGCAGACCAGagcagaacatcatttgagtgcaaCAATTCATATCCTTTTATTTACAGAAACCCTAGTTGTAAGCATCTAATTAAAGAAC
It encodes:
- the LOC119299795 gene encoding ice-structuring glycoprotein-like — translated: MYLAAYSPIIYPVPGPDMWPRTDSMDIEAPVFKEHKGRAQTKRRKGQYEKPAPKDTSRMASITCSNCKKVGHRYTNCNVALNPSLAMRKNRHEPSSSSYELDAATPARRASSAAGATTTAPSPARRASSAAGAAATAPSPARRASSAAGAAATTPSPAQRASSSSATAPGPAKKRASSASTTTPGPPKKRASSTSATTPGPPKKRATSAAPAQRTTAGSSSSDAKGKTAVTRSSAAAKGARASFLPPRPTGVCQRIRKPTQKIRDYLTASGAPWE